From a region of the Deltaproteobacteria bacterium genome:
- a CDS encoding dienelactone hydrolase family protein, giving the protein MSAAVERITITAGGRTIPLEIFPRASGERGPAVLVLSEIFGLNDDIRRIARRFAANGYLAAAPDFLAGGWHLGCVVRAARDLRAGEGATVAVLEAAIDAVAARQDVARVGVVGFCMGGGYALLLGTRVPLGAAGVFYGDVPGAEALARACPIVGGYGGRDRIFAPQGRRLIAGLDALGRTHDVVVYENAGHSYMNDAGHPLLATLTRPLMAVAYDAAAAEDSWRRMLAFFARHLVEAPQG; this is encoded by the coding sequence GTGAGCGCGGCCGTCGAGCGGATCACGATCACGGCCGGCGGCCGCACGATCCCGCTCGAGATCTTCCCGCGCGCGAGCGGGGAACGCGGCCCGGCGGTGTTGGTGCTCTCGGAGATCTTCGGGCTGAACGACGACATCCGGCGCATCGCGCGGCGCTTCGCCGCCAACGGCTACCTCGCCGCCGCGCCGGATTTCCTCGCGGGAGGCTGGCACCTCGGTTGCGTCGTCCGGGCCGCCCGCGACCTGCGGGCCGGCGAGGGCGCGACGGTCGCGGTCCTGGAAGCGGCGATCGACGCGGTCGCCGCCCGTCAGGACGTCGCGCGCGTCGGCGTCGTCGGCTTCTGCATGGGCGGCGGCTACGCGCTCCTGCTCGGGACGCGCGTGCCGCTCGGCGCCGCCGGCGTCTTCTACGGCGACGTCCCCGGCGCGGAGGCGCTGGCCCGCGCCTGCCCGATCGTGGGCGGCTACGGAGGACGCGACCGCATCTTCGCCCCGCAGGGCCGCCGCCTGATCGCCGGCCTCGACGCGCTCGGCCGCACACACGACGTGGTCGTCTACGAAAACGCCGGCCACTCGTACATGAACGACGCCGGCCATCCGCTTCTCGCGACGCTCACGCGGCCGCTCATGGCGGTCGCCTACGACGCGGCCGCGGCCGAGGACTCCTGGCGGCGCATGCTCGCGTTCTTCGCCCGCCACCTCGTGGAGGCGCCCCAGGGATGA